From Aspergillus fumigatus Af293 chromosome 5, whole genome shotgun sequence, a single genomic window includes:
- a CDS encoding histone chaperone napB: MGAENGQKSLSERIEMPGIPMEVAREFALLEQRFIRAETDRLRRSTVENRPLWEKRSEIISKVQDDFWIRVLSNAPAEIDEYIQHSDAAVLGSALKDLTVERFEVDEKGNGEPRSLRFTFVFRTGEENPFFENEKLVKEFYWRKKITKTPKGKRRTWEGLVSEPVRINWKKDMDLTKGLLDAACDLAEAEKKGGDRKKLPEFEKLAKKMEELEAAAMEDNDEDEEDFPTPAGTSFFGFFGYRGNVVSAEESKEAQKEDDERFERALKGEKFDDEEDDDDEDDDDEDSFDEIEIFPDGEDLAIALAEDLWPNAHKYYGQSFEIGDDYSEIDEDELEDEDEEDEEDNSRPRKKAKV, translated from the exons ATGGGTGCCGAAAACGGTCAGAAATCGCTCTCTGAGCGCATTGAGATGCCTGGGATCCCCATGGAGGTTGCGCGAGAGTTTGCGCTCCTCGAGCAGAGATTTATCCGCGCTGAGACCGACCGCT TGCGCCGCTCCACTGTTGAGAACCGCCCTCTGTGGGAGAAGCGTAGCGAAATCatctccaaagtccaggaCGACTTCTGGATTCGCGTCCTCTCCAACGCTCCCGCCGAAATCGACGAATACATCCAGCACTCCGACGCCGCTGTTCTGGGCTCCGCTCTGAAGGACCTGACTGTCGAAAGATTTGAGGTCGACGAGAAGGGCAATGGCGAGCCGCGAAGCCTTCGTTTCACCTTCGTGTTCCGCACCGGCGAGGAGAACCCCTTTTTCGAGAACGAAAAGCTCGTCAAAGAGTTCTACTGGCGCAAGAAGATCACCAAGACTCCCAAGGGCAAGCGCAGAACATGGGAAGGCCTCGTCTCTGAGCCAGTCCGCATCAACTGGAAGAAAGACATGGATCTGACCAAGGGATTGCTCGATGCTGCCTGTGATctggccgaggccgagaaAAAGGGTGGCGACCGCAAGAAGCTCCCCGAGTTCGAAaagctggccaagaagatggaggagctCGAGGCCGCTGCCATGGAAGATaacgatgaggacgaggaagacttCCCCACCCCTGCTGGAACCAGCTTCTTCGGTTTCTTTGGTTACCGGGGCAATGTCGTCTCCGCTGAAGAGTCTAAGGAAGcccagaaggaagatgatgagcgATTCGAGAGGGCCCTCAAGGGCGAGAAATtcgacgatgaggaggatgatgacgacgaggacgacgacgatgaagactCCTTCGACGAGATTGAGATCTTCCCTGATGGGGAGGACCTTGCGATCGCTCTCGCTGAGGACCTGTGGCCCAACGCTCACAAGTATTATG GACAATCCTTTGAGATTGGTGATGATTACTCCGAAATCGATGAGGACGAActcgaggatgaagatgaggaggacgaggaagacaaCTCTCGGCCccgcaagaaggccaaggtCTAA
- a CDS encoding SNARE domain protein, whose translation MDSTDPFLQVQADVLSTLQSSRPLFSSYLRIRSLAKSPSNPELQQARAELEATLTDLTADLDDLVGSVRAIEQDPYRYGLEIDEVARRRKLVDEVGDEVEKMREELQRVVTTADTAGGTKAHTGSTSGLPNPSDFDNVLSPSDDRGDDYYTALEQQRQMELMHEQDEQLDGVFRTVGNLRQQADDMGRELEEQAVMIDEVDTLADRVGGKLSNGMSRIKHIVRKNEDTMSSFCIAALIFVLVLLLILVIAL comes from the exons ATGGATAGCACAGATCCTTTCCTTCAAGTACAAGC AGACGTTCTGTCGACGCTGCAATCCAGCCGGCCCCTTTTCTCCTCATACCTTCGTATCAGATCTCTCGCAAAATCGCCATCAAATCCAGAACTCCAACAAGCCCGCGCAGAGCTCGAGGCTACACTGACAGACTTAACTGCGGATCTGGATGATCTCGTCGGGAGTGTGCGCGCAATTGAGCAAGACCCGTACCGATATGGCCTCGAAATCGACGAAGTCGCACGCCGACGGAAGTTAGTGGACGAGGTTGGAGATGAGGtcgagaagatgagagaggagCTGCAGAGGGTGGTCACAACTGCTGACACAGCTGGCGGGACCAAGGCACATACAGGTTCTACGTCAGGACTGCCCAATCCGTCTGACTTTGATAATGTGCTCTCTCCCTCGGATGATCGAGGGGACGATTACTACACTGCTcttgagcagcagcggcagaTGGAGCTGATGCATGAACAAGATGAACAGCTAGATGGGGTATTTCGCACTGTGGGCAACCTACGGCAGCAGGCAGATGACATGGGGAgagagctggaagagcaggcaGTCATGATCGACGAGGTGGATACATTGGCCGATAGAGTTGGGGGCAAGCTGAGCAACGGGATGTCACGGATAAAGCACATCGTGCGAAAGAACGAAG ATACAATGTCTTCATTCTGCATCGCGGctctcatcttcgtcctggtGCTACTACTAATTTTGGTAATCGCATTGTGA
- a CDS encoding putative choline transport protein Ctr, protein MSSLDLEKKPSVKPGSSDTSSGSDDADAIRLAEMGYSQDLQRNFVLIVYGLLWITFISICVASSLSELASAMPNAGGQYFWANELAPQKYARFASYVTGWFGYAGAIFACASVALSLGSAGVGMWQLGHPEFTVKPWHVVVAYEIINFFCYLFNCFGKSLPLVAKATLYISLISFLVILVTVPACAKTHPSASYVFGHFVNSTGWKQDGIAFIVGLINPNWIFACLDSATHLAEEVPQPEKNIPIAIMATVVIGFVTSWTYCIAMFFGLNDLNKLLSTATGVPILELYYQALQNKAGAIVLETLLLVTGMGCLIACHTWQSRLAWAFARDRGLPGHKLLAQVNKTLDVPLMAHTVSCFIVAALGLLYLGSSTAFNSMVTACITLLYLSYSCPILCLWYRGRNNIKRGPFWLGKWGLAANIVTIAWTVFCLVMYSFPATMPVTTGNMNYVSAVYGVVVVIVLIDWFVRGRRSFRGSQSCLEDAVASETETEH, encoded by the exons ATGAGCAGCCTTGATCTAGAGAAGAAACCAAGCGTCAAGCCCGGGTCCAGCGACACCTCGTCTGGAAGCGACGATGCCGATGCGATTCGACTTGCTGAGATGGGCTACTCACAGGACCTGCAGCGCAATTTTG TCCTCATAGTGTACGGTTTGCTGTGGATCACTTTCATTTCCATATGTGTTGCGTCGTCGCTCTCGGAGCTTGCCAGTGCCATGCCAAACGCTGGAGGCCAATACTTCTGGGCTAATGAACTGGCACCCCAAAAGTATGCTCGGTTTGCGTCCTATGTCACGGGCTGGTTTGGCTACGCAGGGGCTATTTTCGCCTGTGCCAGTGTTGCACTGAGTCTTGGGTCTGCTGGTGTCGGCATGTGGCAGCTTGGTCATCCTGAATT TACGGTTAAGCCATGGCATGTGGTTGTGGCTTATGAGATTatcaacttcttctgctACCTGTTTAACTGCTTCGGGAAATCGCTGCCTCTGGTCGCGAAGGCGACTCTGTACATCTCGCTGATCTCCTTCCTGGTGATCTTGGTGACTGTCCCTGCTTGTGCCAAGACTCATCCCAGTGCATCATACGTCTTTGGCCACTTTGTCAATTCCACAGGATGGAAGCAGGATGGCATTGCATTCATCGTTGGCCTGATCAACCCGAACTGGATCTTCGCCTGCTTGGACTCCGCAACACACTTGGCGGAGGAGGTACCTCAACCCGAGAAGAACATCCCGATTGCGATCATGGCCACAGTAGTGATCGGCTTCGTCACTTCCTGGACCTATTGCATCGCCATGTTCTTTGGACTCAACGACCTGAACAAACTTTTGAGCACGGCAACCGGAGTTCCCATCCTGGAGCTCTACTACCAGGCTCTCCAGAACAAGGCTGGCGCTATTGTCCTTGAGACCCTGTTGCTTGTCACAGGCATGGGATGTCTGATTGCCTGCCATACATGGCAATCCCGTCTTGCCTGGGCATTTGCACGCGACCGCGGTTTGCCAGGCCACAAGTTGCTTGCTCAAGTCAACAAGACTCTGGATGTGCCACTCATGGCACACACTGTGAGCTGTTTCATCGTTGCCGCATTGGGTCTGCTATATCTAGGTTCGTCTACTGCGTTCAACAGCATGGTGACGGCATGCATCACATTGCTGTATCTTTCGTACTCATGTCCGATTCTCTGCCTCTGGTACCGTGGCCGCAATAACATCAAGCGTGGGCCATTCTGGCTGGGTAAATGGGGCCTCGCGGCCAACATTGTCACCATCGCTTGGACTGTTTTCTGCCTGGTCATGTACTCCTTCCCAGCGACCATGCCCGTCACAACAGGGA ATATGAACTATGTCTCTGCAGTGTATGGTGTCGTTGTCGTCATTGTCCTGATCGATTGGTTCGTTCGAGGCAGGCGATCTTTTCGAGGCAGCCAAAGCTGTTTGGAGGATGCAGTGGCATCGGAAACAGAAACAGAGCACTAA
- a CDS encoding NmrA family NAD(P)-binding protein, which translates to MTQQRKTIAVVNATGRQAASLIRVASAVGHNVRAQIHSLKGIIAEELQGLPNVTLFQGSLLNNTALMDTLFQGANLAFINTTSQMGDEVAIGKALADAAKRAGSIQHYVYSSMPDHSVHGPWPPVPLWAPKFTVENYIRQLGLPATFVYAGIYNNNFTSLPYPLFQMELMPDGSFEWHAPFDPDTPLPWLDAEHDVGPALLQIFKDGPKKWHGHRIALTFETLSPNQVCAAFSRALNRPCRYVRVPKIEIKVNIPAGYREQLEAIEVVFGQYNAPYFPQPEFSRPAAGSPKGLGPANGKGAGAGMMQGPGGVVSLRVTDEARQLWEGWRDMEEYAREVFPVEEEANGLDWML; encoded by the exons ATGACACAACAAAGAAAAACCATTGCCGTCGTGAATGCGACGGGCCGCCAGGCTGCCTCCCTTATCCGCGTCGCTTCTGCCGTCGGCCATAATGTACGAGCTCAGATCCATTCCCTCAAGGGAATCATAgcggaggagctgcaggGACTACCCAATGTCACACTCTTCCAAGGATCGCTGCTCAATAACACCGCATTGATGGACACTCTGTTCCAAGGCGCGAACCTGGCGTTCATCAACACAACATCACAAATGGGTGACGAGGTCGCGATTGGAAAAGCACTGGCGGACGCTGCGAAGCGAGCAGGGTCCATCCAACACTACGTCTACAGCAGTATGCCAGATCATTCGGTTCATGGCCCATGGCCCCCCGTACCCCTATGGGCTCCCAAGTTCACCGTCGAAAACTACATCCGACAGCTTGGATTGCCTGCTACCTTTGTGTATGCAGGGATTTACAACAACAACTTCACAAGTCTCCCTTACCCTCTCTTTCAGATGGAGCTCATGCCGGACGGCAGCTTTGAATGGCATGCGCCGTTCGACCCGGACACTCCATTGCCTTGGTTAGACGCTGAACACGACGTGGGGCCTGCGCTGCTTCAGATTTTCAAGGACGGGCCCAAGAAGTGGCACGGTCATCG AATCGCCCTTACATTCGAGACCTTATCGCCCAACCAGGTGTGCGCAGCTTTCTCGCGCGCCTTGAATCGTCCATGTCGTTACGTGCGTGTCCCCAAAATTGAAATCAAAGTCAACATCCCCGCCGGATACCGGGAACAGCTCGAAGCCATTGAGGTGGTCTTTGGGCAGTACAACGCGCCTTATTTCCCTCAGCCCGAGTTCTCCCGTCCTGCGGCCGGCTCGCCCAAGGGGCTGGGACCTGCCAATGGTAAAGGGGCGGGGGCGGGAATGATGCAGGGTCCCGGAGGGGTCGTCTCACTTCGAGTCACCGACGAAGCTCGACAGCTGTGGGAGGGCTGGAGAGACATGGAGGAATATGCGCGAGAAGTGTTCCCggtagaagaggaagccaatggactggactggatgTTGTGA
- a CDS encoding putative lysophospholipase yields MTAAEATIPELLEEQADSVPESRVLIIMTGGTICMKQSPSGFVPARGFQEQCLARVPTFNDGSSSTMMDVVVNAAREIRPHPSLRTPQTLYGRRVRYTVFEFEELLDSSSIDAKGWTEIARTIERNYTLFDAFVVLHGTDSLAYTCSALSFMLQNLGKTVVLTGAQAPMLELQNDATDNLLGSLVVAGHFVIPEVCLYFNNKLFRGNRSCKVAASDFAAFDSPNFPPLAVTTSMRTNVNWELVNRPKNIEHFSIQTNLDTTHVACLRIFPGIKPEMVDAVLKLEGLRGLVLETFGAGNAPHGQDNAMTNVLADAIKRGIVIVNVTQCLTGSVSPVYAPGMSLSRAGVVAGLDMTTEAALTKMSYLLALPDSTPESVAKAMSVSLRGELTEVSQPMFRHPDGALPERVQTLTMLGYAIAQGDFERVQEIFKIEHHWILNDADYSGNTPIHLAATSPSVEILRFLLLQGGSVHIRNRNGRTPLFLAANAGLSEHVLLLRKSGAHLHSDERQAAELLARRRPAVWGLAGIGPREVSDREMEEENESLLGRREIPSRMVSGSAP; encoded by the exons ATGACGGCCGCAGAGGCAACCATTCCCGAGCTGCTCGAGGAGCAAGCGGACTCAGTCCCTGAGTCCAGGGTCTTGATTATTATGACCGGAGGGACGATCTGCATGAAACAGTCACCCTCAGGGTTTGTGCCGGCTCGGGGATTCCAGGAACAGTGCCTGGCCCGCGTGCCTACTTTCAACGAtggctcctcctccacgaTGATGGACGTTGTGGTCAATGCAGCGAGAGAGATCAGACCGCATCCGAGTCTACGAACGCCGCAGACGTTGTACGGCCGCCGGGTGCGATACACGGTGTTTGAGTTCGAGGAGCTACTGGATAGCAGCTCCATCGACGCCAAGGGTTGGACCGAGATCGCACGGACGATCGAGCGGAACTACACACTCTTCGATGCCTTTGTTGTGCTCCACGGCACCGACAGCTTAGCATATACGTGCTCCGCGCTGAGCTTCATGCTCCAGAATCTCGGCAAGACGGTCGTTCTTACGGGAGCTCAGGCTCCGATGCTAGAGCTACAGAATGACGCTACGGATAACCTCCTGGGCTCCTTGGTTGTGGCGGGCCACTTCGTGATCCCGGAGGTGTGTCTGTATTTCAACAACAAGCTCTTCAGGGGCAACCGATCGTGCAAGGTGGCGGCCAGTGACTTTGCGGCATTCGACTCGCCCAACTTCCCGCCGCTTGCGGTGACGACGTCGATGCGCACCAATGTCAACTGGGAACTTGTGAATCGGCCAAAGAATATCGAACACTTTAGCATCCAGACAAATCTGGACACCACGCACGTCGCGTGTCTTCGCATCTTTCCTGGCATCAAACCGGAGATGGTGGACGCCGTGCTGAAGCTCGAAGGACTCCGCGGATTAGTGCTGGAGACCTTTGGTGCGGGAAACGCACCGCACGGCCAAGATAACGCCATGACTAACGTGCTTGCCGACGCGATCAAGAGAGGGatcgtcatcgtcaatgTCACTCAAT GCCTGACCGGCAGCGTGAGCCCCGTCTATGCGCCGGGAATGAGTCTTTCCCGCGCAGGCGTCGTTGCGGGTCTCGATATGACGACAGAAGCCGCTCTGACCAAGATGTCCTACCTTCTGGCTCTTCCGGACTCCACGCCCGAGTCTGTGGCCAAGGCCATGTCAGTCTCGCTTCGCGGAGAGTTGACTGAAGTGTCGCAGCCGATGTTCCGCCACCCTGACGGTGCACTTCCGGAGCGGGTGCAAACGCTCACCATGTTGGGATATGCGATCGCACAGGGAGACTTCGAACGCGtgcaggagatcttcaagatcgAGCATCACTGGATCTTGAACGATGCAGATTACTCCGGAAACACCCCAATC CATCTTGCCGCAACCTCTCCGTCCGTCGAGATTCTCCGCTTCCTTCTGCTGCAGGGGGGGTCAGTGCATATCCGAAACCGCAACGGGCGCACACCGCTGTTCCTCGCCGCCAATGCCGGGCTATCAGAGCACGTCCTCTTGCTGCGCAAGTCAGGCGCGCATCTGCATTCTGATGAGCGGCAAGCAGCCGAACTCCTTGCGCGGCGCAGGCCCGCCGTTTGGGGTCTGGCCGGCATTGGGCCGAGGGAAGTTAGCGATCgcgagatggaggaagagaacgagTCGCTCCTGGGACGACGAGAGATTCCCAGTCGGATGGTCTCTGGCTCTGCTCCTTAA